The DNA window CTCGCCATCGCGTCAGAAGCGCTGCGCCGCCTGCCCGATCTCGATGCGCTGATCGACAGCGCCACCAAACGCGCGCTGCCGGATGATGCCAAGGCGCGCAGCGTTCTGCGTATCGCGCTGGTGCAGGCGCTGGTCCTCGGCACGCCGCAACATGCGGCGATCGCCACCGCGCTGCCTCTGGTCGATGGTGGGCCGCGGCGGCTGGTCCACGGCGTGTTCGGCACGCTAATGCGCAAGGGCGCAAAACTGCCCGAAACCCCGCGTCTGCCGGGCGATGTGCAAGAGCGCTGGACCGGCCATTGGGGCGCGGACATGGTCGAAGCGGCAGCGCAGGCCATCGCCGCCCCGCCCCCGCTCGATCTTACCTTGCAATCGCGCGAAGACGCCGCCGTCTGGGCGGAAAAGCTCGGCGGCGTATCGCTCGCCGATCATCATGTTCGCCTGCCCCGCGGCACCGATCTCACCGCCCTGCCCGGCTTCGACGACGGCGCCTGGTGGGTGCAGGACATTGCCGCGTCGCTTCCGGTCCGCCTGCTGGGTGAAGGCCGGGGCCGCACCGCGCTCGACTTGTGCGCCGCGCCGGGGGGCAAGACCATGCAATTGGCGAGCGGCGGCTGGACCGTCTCGGCGCTCGACCAGTCCAAGCGGCGTCTCGAGCGGCTGCGCGACAATCTGAAGCGCACGAAGCTTTCGGCCGAAACCATCGCTGCCGACGCCGCCGACTGGCAGCCGCCGCAGCTTTACGATGCAGTTCTGCTCGATGCGCCCTGTTCGGCCACCGGCATCTTCCGCCGGCATCCCGACGTAATTCACCGCATCGGCGCGCGCGACATTGCGGAGCGCGCCGAGCTGCAATCCAGCTTGCTGGACCGCGCCGCCGCCGCCGTCGCGCCGGGAGGCCGCCTCGTCTATGCGGTCTGTTCGCTGGAGCCCGAGGAAGGCGAAGCGCAGGCTGCGGCATTCCTCGATCGCCATAGCGATTTCGCCCGCGCCGCCGTCGGATCGGACGAGCTGCCCGACTTCGTCGCGCCGAGCGAAGACGGATATGTCCGGACGCTGCCCACGATGCTGCTCGAGGCTGGTCGGCTCGACGGATTTTTCATCGCGCGGTTCGAAAAAGCGGCCTGATCCACAGACTTTGCACGAATTTTCCACAGGCGCAGGGTCTGCGCCCGTTGCGATGACGGCCCCGCATCGCTAGTTCGCCCCGATGGCTCATCCTGCCGTCCGCATCGCCCCCTCGATTCTTTCCGCCGATTTCGCGAAACTCGGCGAGGAAGTACGCGCCATCGATCAGGCTGGGGCCGACTGGATCCATGTCGATGTGATGGACGGCCATTTCGTGCCGAATATCACGATCGGCCCCGCCGTGGTAAAGGCACTGAGGCCGCATAGCGACAAGCCGTTCGACGTGCATTTGATGATCTCTCCGGTCGACCAGTATCTGGAAGCCTTTGCCGAGGCCGGCGCGGACATCATCTCCTTCCACCCGGAAGCGGGTGCCCATCCGCATCGCACCGTGCAGTCGATCAAGGCGCTGGGCAAGAAAGCGGGCATCGTTCTCAATCCGGCTACGCCGCTATCGTCGCTCGATTATCTGTTGAACGATATCGATCTGGTGCTGGTGATGAGCGTCAATCCCGGCTTCGGCGGGCAGAGCTTCATCGAAAGCCAGTTGGACAAGATCGCGGAGATCCGCCGCCGCATCAATGAAAGCGGCCGCGACATTCGCCTGGAAGTCGACGGCGGTATCGATGCTGGTACTGCCCCGCGCGCCATTGCGGCGGGCGCGGACGTGCTGGTGGCCGGCACCGCCACCTTCCGCGGCGGCCCCGACAAATATGCCGAGAATATCGCAGGCCTGAGGGGCGAATGACCGGCCAGCGCCGCGAGTCTCCTGCAGAGGAAGGCCGCGCGCTCATGGTGCGGGAGTCCGGCCCGGCGGCGTCCCTTTCCGAACAGCTTGCGGGCCTTTTCTACAAGCTCACCTGGCGAACCCCGCTGCACAATATGCGGCTTACCGGCAAGCTGCCGCCGCGCCTCTACGCCGTGCCGGACGATCCGCTACCAGGCGATCCGGTGCGCGGCGATGCGCTGCGTGCAGGCCGCTTCCTTTTCCGCGGCATCCAGCTTCCCTTCGATAAGGTGGAGGATCGGCTCGAGAAACTGCCGTCTGATTTCCAGAACTACATCCACCGTTTCGCCTGGCTTCGCGATCTTGCCGCGGTGGCCAGCCGCGCGCAGGGCACCGAAACGGCCGAGCGGTTGATGGACGCCTGGCTCGATCATCATGGTATGAAGGTGGCCGAACCCGCCTGGCGCGCGGACAATTGCGCCTGGCGCTTCGTCAACTGGGCCGCGCATGCGCCCTATATCCTGTCGAGCAGCGATCTTATCTACCGCAGCCGCGTGCTGAATGCGATCGCCCGCAATGCCCGCCATCTGGACCGCGCCGCCCAGCGCGCGCCGGAGGGGCGCCACCGCCTCGTCGCCTGGGCCGGGCTCGTCGCCGCGGCGCTGCTGATTCCGGACGGCAAGGCGCGCAAGATCGTGGGCGAAGCGGGCCTGGAAAAGGCGATCGCGAGCGCGATCTTTCCGGACGGCGGCATCGTCTCCCGCTCGCCGCTCGCGCTGGTCGAGGCGATCCATATGCTGTCGCTGCTGCGCGATGCCTATGGCAAGCGCAAGGAAATGATCCCTGCCTTCATCGATCAGGCGCTGGAACGCGCGGTGCCGGCTCTTACCGGCCTGACCCATGCCGATGGCGGCCTGGGGGCTTGGCAAGGCTCGGGCGTGTTCCCCCCGGACGAACTGAACGCGCTGATCGGGGCCAGCGGCGTGCGGGCCCGCCCTGCCCGGCAGGCGCGCGATTGGGGCTATCAGCGCGTCACCGCCGGTCGCTCCGTCCTGCAACTGGACGCCGCGCCGCCGCCGTTGGCGCGCGAGAGCGCGGTCGGCTGCGCCTCCACACTGGCGCTGGAATTCAGCCACGGGCCCGATCGCATCATCGTAAATTGCGGCGGCGCGGCGCTGGTCGGCAAGCATGTTTCGCAAGGCCTTGCCACCGGCCTGCGCTCCACTGCGGCGCATTCCACGCTCTGCCTTGCCGATTCGAACAGCACCTCGATCCTGCCGGGCGGCAAGCTGGGCCGCGGCGTCGAGGAGGTGGAACTGGACCGACGCGAGGGCGAAAACGCGACGCGCATCGAGGCGAGCCATGACGGCTACAGCCGTACCTTCGGCTTCGTCCACCGCCGCCTTCTGATGCTGCGCGACGACGGCATGGAACTTCGCGGCGAGGATATGCTGCTGCCCGCCGGATCGAAGCGCAAGAAGACCGAGGCGACGCCCTTCGTGCTGCGCTTTCACCTGGGCGACGGGATCGAAGCGCAGGCGACCGAAAACGGCGCAGTGCTGCGTTTGCCGAGCGGCGGCCTGTGGCAATTCCGGCTGACCGGCGGCACGCTGGCCATCGAAGACAGCCTCTGGGTGGATGCCGACGGGCGGCCCCACCCCACCACACAATTGGCGATCAGCGGAGCGGCGGAGGCGGGCGGCAGTTCGCTCGGCTGGCTGCTCAAACATATGGGATGAGACGATGAAGAACGTCACGATCAAGCGGGCCCTCCTCTCGGTGTCCGACAAGACCGGGCTTGCCGAACTGGGCCGCGCGCTCAGTCAGCGCGGTGTGGAGCTGGTGTCGACCGGCGGCACGGCGAAGGCGCTGCGCGAACAGGGGCTCGAGGTCCGCGACATCTCCGATCTCACCGATTTTCCGGAGATGATGGATGGGCGGGTGAAGACGCTGCACCCCAAGGTTCACGGCGCGCTGCTGGCCGTGCGCGACGATCCCCAGCATCAGGCCGCGCTGAAGGCGCACGACATCGGGCCGATCGACCTTGTCGTCGTCAATCTCTACCCCTTTGCCGAAACGCTGGCCAAGGGTGCGGACCGGGACGAGATCATCGAGAATATCGACATCGGCGGCCCCAGCATGCTGCGCAGCTCGGCCAAGAACCATGCTTATGTCACGGTGGTCACCGACCCAGCCGATTACGATTCGCTGCTGGCCGAGCTGGAGGAGCACGACGGCGCGGTGAGCCCCGCCTTCCGCAAGGCGCAGGCGGCCAAGACTTTCGCCGCCACCGCCGCTTATGACGCGACCATCGCGGGCTGGTTCGCCTTTTCCGATCAGGGCGAGACACTCCCCTCCAGCTTGCTCACCGGCGGGCGCAAGGCGGATGAGCTGCGCTATGGCGAAAACCCGCATCAGCATGCCGCGCTTTATCTGCCCGCCAATCCTTCCGCACGCGGCGTGGCGCAGGCCGAACAGCTGCAAGGCAAGGCGCTGAGCTACAACAATCTGAACGACGCCGATGCCGCGCTGGAGCTGGTGAGCGAGTTTCGCGACGGCCCGCCGACGGTGGTGATCGTGAAGCACGCCAACCCCTGCGGCGTCGCAAGTGCGGACAGCCTGATCGATGCCTATCGCGCGGCGCTGGAATGCGACAGCGTCTCGGCCTTCGGCGGCATCGTCGCGGTCAACCGTCCGCTAGACGGACCTACGGCGGAAGCGATCACCGAGATCTTTACCGAAGTCGTTGCCGCGCCCGATGCCGATGATGCGGCCAAAGCGGTGTTCGCCAAAAAGAAGAACCTGCGCCTGCTGCTCACCGGCGATTTGCCCGATCCCGCACGCGGCGGCCTGATGATGAAAAGCATCACCGGCGGCATTCTCGTCCAGTCGCGCGACAATGGCCGGATCGCCGAGGCGGACCTGAAGACGGTGACCAAGCGCGAACCCAGCGAACAGGAGCTGAAAGACTGCCTGTTCGCCTGGACGGTGGCCAAGCATGTGAAATCGAACGCCATTGTCTACGCCAAGGACGGCGCGACGGCGGGGATCGGCGCGGGCCAGATGAACCGCCGCGACAGCGCGCGCATCGCCGCCGTGAAGGCGCGCGAGGCGGCGGAAACCTATGGTTGGTCGGCCCCGCGTACCGAGGGATCCGCGGTGGCATCGGACGCGTTCTTCCCCTTCGCCGACGGCCTCTTCGCCGCGGTGGAAGCAGGGGCCACCGCCGTGATCCAGCCGGGCGGCTCGATCCGCGACGACGAAGTGATCGCCGCCGCCGACGAGGCGGGCCTGGCGATGGTCTTCACCGGCATGCGCCACTTCCGGCACTGAGCGAGAACACCTGCCCAAAAAGCCGTAAGTGCTGAGCTTGTCGAAGCACGTCTCTCGTTCGAGAAACGCCTTTCGACAAGCTCAAGGCTACGGTTCTGACGGCAAGGTTCGCTTACGCCGTAACCCGGAATTAACCATCCGTTAGAAGATTTCCTTCACTGCCTTCGCCAGCCGCCAATTGCTTTGGCCAAAGGCAGGGGAAGGGAATTATGTCGCTCCAGAACGAGGTCGAAGGCGAAGGACCGATCGATGTCGCGATCATCGGTGCGGGGCCGGCTGGGCTGACGGCCGCCTATCTCCTGTCCAAAAAGGGCTACCGCGTCTCGGTTATCGAGAAGGACGAGACCTATGTCGGCGGCATCAGCCGGACGGTGGAGGTCGACGGCTATCGCTTCGATATCGGCGGGCACCGCTTTTTCTCCAAATCGCAGGAGGTGGTCGATCTCTGGAACGAGATTCTGCCCGACGATTTCATCCAGCGCCCGCGCATGAGCCGCATCTATTATGAGGGCAAATTCTACAGCTATCCGCTGCGCGCGTTCGAGGCGCTGTGGAACCTCGGCATCTGGCGCTCCACTCTGTGCATGGCAAGCTATGCGCGCTGGAAGCTGCTGCCCAACAAGCGCGTGCGTAGTTTCGAGGACTGGGTGGTCAACCAGTTCGGCCACAAGCTCTATTCGATCTTCTTCAAAACCTATACCGAGAAGGTGTGGGGCATGCCCTGCGACGAAATGTCGGCGGACTGGGCGGCGCAGCGCATCAAAGGCCTCAGCCTGGGCGCCGCGGTGCTCGACGGCCTCAAGCGATCGCTCGGTCTCAACAAGCTGAACGACGGCAGCGGGGCGCAGGCCAAGACGCTGCTGGAAACCTTCCGCTATCCGCGCCTCGGCCCGGGGATGATGTGGGATGCGGCGCGCGATTTCGTGCAGTCCAAGGGCAATGAGGTCCGCATGGGCCATGCGCTGAAGCAGCTCGCGCAGGATGCGAACGGCGATTGGCGCGTCACCGCGAGGAAGGCGGACGGCGGCGAAGCGGTGATCGAGGCACGCCACGTCATCAGCTCCGCGCCGATGCGCGAACTGGCCGCGCGGCTCCACCCGCTGCCCGCCACCAGCCTCAACGCGGCGGAGCTCAAATATCGCGACTTCCTGACCGTCGCGCTGATGATCAAGTCGGAGGATCTGTTTCCGGACAACTGGATCTACATCCATGACAGCAAGGTGCAGGTGGGCCGCGTGCAGAATTTCCGCAGCTGGTCGCCTGAAATGGTGCCGGACGAGAATATCGCCTGCGTGGGCCTGGAATATTTCTGCTTCGAGAATGACGGCTTGTGGTCGTCTGGCGACGCCGATCTGATCGAGCTCGCCAAGAAGGAGATGGCGATCCTTGGCCTCTGCAAACCGGAAGACGTGGTCGGCGGCGCGGTGGTGCGCCAGGAAAAGGCCTATCCGGTCTATGACGACAGCTATGCCGAGAATGTCGCCGCGATGCGGGAGGAGCTGGAAGAGCGCTTCCCCACGCTGCACATGGTCGGCCGCAACGGCATGCACCGCTACAACAATCAGGACCATGCGATGATGACCGCCATGTTGACGGTCGAGAATATCGAGGCGGGCGCTCGCATCTACGACATCTGGCAGGTCAACGAAGACGCGGAATATCACGAAGCCGGAAATGAAGGCCAACAGGCCCGCATCGCCGAGGACCGCAAGGCCGCGCTGGCATCCGAACGCGATGTGCCGCGCCGCATTGCGGACGATGAGGAAGAGCGGATCGACCGGGCCGCCTGACGCCCGATCCGAAGGAAGCCCGCTTATGGCCCTTCTGCGCCTTGCCCATGCCGGCATTCGCCTCGGCACCCGCGTGGTCTATCTGCGTTATGTAGTCGCGAGCGTGATTGCGTTGGGCACGGACGTGGCGCTGTTTCTGCTACTGATCGGCGCGAACACTCCGCCGACCGCGGCTTCGGTGATCGGCTACAGCGCGGGCATTCTGGTCCACTGGCTGCTCTCCAGCCGCGCCGTCTTTACTGAAGCGCGGGCGAACACCCAAGGCGGCCAGCACCGCCAGCCTATGCTGTTCCTACTCTCTGCCCTGCTCGGCCTGGCTTTGACGGCGCTGATCGTCGCGGCGGGGGGTTGGCTCGGCCTGGATCCGCGCCTCGCCAAGCTGCTGGCCATCATCGTCAGCTTCCAGGCGGTCTGGCTGCTGCGGCGGCACATCGTCTTCGCCCGGTGAGCGAACCGTTGCCGAACCGTCGGCGGTGGGACGTCGCGGCGATCCTGCTGTCCATGCTGGCGCTGACCGGCTTCTTCGCGCTGTTCCAGAACGGTGGCTTCCGCGCGCTCGACTTCATCGATCCGGATGATGCACTGCGCCTGGTGGAAGTGCGCGATTGGATGGCGGGACAGAGCTGGTTCGACGTCAGCCAGCACCGCATCAATCCCCCCTTCGGGGGGGAGATGCACTGGTGGCGGTTGCTCGATGTGCCCATCGCGACATCGATTGCCTTCTTCCGCCTGTTCCTCGGCCCGGCGCGGGCGGAACATGTGGCGCTGATCGTCTGGCCTCTGCTGCTTTACGGCCTCTTTCTGCTGATGCTTCGGAGCGCCCTGAAGCGCCTGGGCGATCGGGCGTTTGTCTTGACCGGCCTTTTCCTGCCGCTGTCGATGGTGTTCTTGGCGCGCCAATTCTCGCCGCTGCGGATCGACCATCATGGCTGGCAGGTGGTCGCCGCCACGGCCTTGCTCGGCCTGTCGCTCGGCAAGCGCACCGGCCTTCGCGGTCTACTCGCAGGCCTCGCGATGGCGTTCTACCTCTCGATCTCGCTCGAGGCGCTTCCCTATTTTCTGCTGTTCGGCGGCCTTTACGCCTTTGCCTATTGGCGAAACGCCGAAGGCTGGCCGATGCTGGCCGCGTTCCTGCTCAGCTGCACCGCAGGCGTCATGCTGTCGCTGCCTGCCTCGCGCGGATGGAGCGCCCTGACGGCCGTTCATTGCGACGGGCTGTCCGCACCCTATTGGGGCGCTCTTGCGGGCGGCTCCGTCGCGCTGGTGCTGGCTGCCCGCAGCCTCGGCCATTCCAGTGCTGCCCGCCGCTTTGCCGTACTCGCACTGGCGGGCGTAGCCGCGTTGGCGCTGTTCTTCCTGGTCGCACCCCAGTGCCGCACCGGCCCGTTCGGCGCGCTCGATCCGCTGGTGCGGCAATATTGGTATCTGAACGTCTTGGAGGGCCTTCCGCTGTGGAAGCAGGAGCCGCTGACGGCGGTTTACAGCGTCCTCCCCTCGCTGATGGGGCTAGCCGGCGCGCTGCTGGCCCTGCGACGGGCGGAGCCGCCGATGCGGGACCGTTGGCGCACCATGCTGATCCTGATGGTGGGCGCCTTCGCCGTCTCGATCGGGGTGTTGCGCGCCATGTATGTCGCGCACGCCTTCGCCATCCCCGGCTGCGCCGTCCTGATCCTTGCCGTCTGGCGATGGGCGCGGGGAATCGACAACACGGCGCTGCGCATCCTGGCCTCCGCCGCATCGGTGGCGGTGGTGCCGCTCGTGCCGCTGGCAGTGGTTTCCTATGTCGACGAGCTGGTGACGAATGACAGCGAACAGGAAGGTTCGCTGAAAATCGCCTCATGTTTCCAGCAGGACAACATTGCCAAGCTGAACCGGCTGGCGCCCGCCACATTCCTGGCGCCTATCGACATCGGTCCCTCGATCCTCACCGATACACCCCACAGCGTGATCGCGACTGGGCACCACCGCAATCAGGCGGCAATGGCCGAAGTGATTGGCACTTATCTTGCCAACGGAGAGAAAGCGCGGCGGCTGGTTACCGGCAGTCACGCCGATTTCCTGATGATCTGTCAGGGCACGCAGGAGATGGACATTTATATCGAAGCGGCCCCCAATGGCCTCGCCGCGCAGCTTGCGCGCGGGCAAACGCCCGCGTGGCTGGTGCCGGTGCAGCCGGATGTGCTGAAACCCTATCAGGTCTATCGCATCGTCCGGCGCTGATACCGGATCAGGCGGGGACGAAATCCATCGCCACACCGTTCATGCAATAGCGCTTGCCGGTGGGCGGCGGGCCGT is part of the Novosphingopyxis iocasae genome and encodes:
- a CDS encoding heparinase II/III family protein; amino-acid sequence: MTGQRRESPAEEGRALMVRESGPAASLSEQLAGLFYKLTWRTPLHNMRLTGKLPPRLYAVPDDPLPGDPVRGDALRAGRFLFRGIQLPFDKVEDRLEKLPSDFQNYIHRFAWLRDLAAVASRAQGTETAERLMDAWLDHHGMKVAEPAWRADNCAWRFVNWAAHAPYILSSSDLIYRSRVLNAIARNARHLDRAAQRAPEGRHRLVAWAGLVAAALLIPDGKARKIVGEAGLEKAIASAIFPDGGIVSRSPLALVEAIHMLSLLRDAYGKRKEMIPAFIDQALERAVPALTGLTHADGGLGAWQGSGVFPPDELNALIGASGVRARPARQARDWGYQRVTAGRSVLQLDAAPPPLARESAVGCASTLALEFSHGPDRIIVNCGGAALVGKHVSQGLATGLRSTAAHSTLCLADSNSTSILPGGKLGRGVEEVELDRREGENATRIEASHDGYSRTFGFVHRRLLMLRDDGMELRGEDMLLPAGSKRKKTEATPFVLRFHLGDGIEAQATENGAVLRLPSGGLWQFRLTGGTLAIEDSLWVDADGRPHPTTQLAISGAAEAGGSSLGWLLKHMG
- the purH gene encoding bifunctional phosphoribosylaminoimidazolecarboxamide formyltransferase/IMP cyclohydrolase, with protein sequence MKNVTIKRALLSVSDKTGLAELGRALSQRGVELVSTGGTAKALREQGLEVRDISDLTDFPEMMDGRVKTLHPKVHGALLAVRDDPQHQAALKAHDIGPIDLVVVNLYPFAETLAKGADRDEIIENIDIGGPSMLRSSAKNHAYVTVVTDPADYDSLLAELEEHDGAVSPAFRKAQAAKTFAATAAYDATIAGWFAFSDQGETLPSSLLTGGRKADELRYGENPHQHAALYLPANPSARGVAQAEQLQGKALSYNNLNDADAALELVSEFRDGPPTVVIVKHANPCGVASADSLIDAYRAALECDSVSAFGGIVAVNRPLDGPTAEAITEIFTEVVAAPDADDAAKAVFAKKKNLRLLLTGDLPDPARGGLMMKSITGGILVQSRDNGRIAEADLKTVTKREPSEQELKDCLFAWTVAKHVKSNAIVYAKDGATAGIGAGQMNRRDSARIAAVKAREAAETYGWSAPRTEGSAVASDAFFPFADGLFAAVEAGATAVIQPGGSIRDDEVIAAADEAGLAMVFTGMRHFRH
- the rpe gene encoding ribulose-phosphate 3-epimerase → MAHPAVRIAPSILSADFAKLGEEVRAIDQAGADWIHVDVMDGHFVPNITIGPAVVKALRPHSDKPFDVHLMISPVDQYLEAFAEAGADIISFHPEAGAHPHRTVQSIKALGKKAGIVLNPATPLSSLDYLLNDIDLVLVMSVNPGFGGQSFIESQLDKIAEIRRRINESGRDIRLEVDGGIDAGTAPRAIAAGADVLVAGTATFRGGPDKYAENIAGLRGE
- a CDS encoding GtrA family protein — encoded protein: MALLRLAHAGIRLGTRVVYLRYVVASVIALGTDVALFLLLIGANTPPTAASVIGYSAGILVHWLLSSRAVFTEARANTQGGQHRQPMLFLLSALLGLALTALIVAAGGWLGLDPRLAKLLAIIVSFQAVWLLRRHIVFAR
- a CDS encoding RsmB/NOP family class I SAM-dependent RNA methyltransferase: MTSSAPVEGLGARRAALRLLDAVLRRGESLDQAMGGATQGLKRPDDRALALAIASEALRRLPDLDALIDSATKRALPDDAKARSVLRIALVQALVLGTPQHAAIATALPLVDGGPRRLVHGVFGTLMRKGAKLPETPRLPGDVQERWTGHWGADMVEAAAQAIAAPPPLDLTLQSREDAAVWAEKLGGVSLADHHVRLPRGTDLTALPGFDDGAWWVQDIAASLPVRLLGEGRGRTALDLCAAPGGKTMQLASGGWTVSALDQSKRRLERLRDNLKRTKLSAETIAADAADWQPPQLYDAVLLDAPCSATGIFRRHPDVIHRIGARDIAERAELQSSLLDRAAAAVAPGGRLVYAVCSLEPEEGEAQAAAFLDRHSDFARAAVGSDELPDFVAPSEDGYVRTLPTMLLEAGRLDGFFIARFEKAA
- a CDS encoding NAD(P)/FAD-dependent oxidoreductase — encoded protein: MSLQNEVEGEGPIDVAIIGAGPAGLTAAYLLSKKGYRVSVIEKDETYVGGISRTVEVDGYRFDIGGHRFFSKSQEVVDLWNEILPDDFIQRPRMSRIYYEGKFYSYPLRAFEALWNLGIWRSTLCMASYARWKLLPNKRVRSFEDWVVNQFGHKLYSIFFKTYTEKVWGMPCDEMSADWAAQRIKGLSLGAAVLDGLKRSLGLNKLNDGSGAQAKTLLETFRYPRLGPGMMWDAARDFVQSKGNEVRMGHALKQLAQDANGDWRVTARKADGGEAVIEARHVISSAPMRELAARLHPLPATSLNAAELKYRDFLTVALMIKSEDLFPDNWIYIHDSKVQVGRVQNFRSWSPEMVPDENIACVGLEYFCFENDGLWSSGDADLIELAKKEMAILGLCKPEDVVGGAVVRQEKAYPVYDDSYAENVAAMREELEERFPTLHMVGRNGMHRYNNQDHAMMTAMLTVENIEAGARIYDIWQVNEDAEYHEAGNEGQQARIAEDRKAALASERDVPRRIADDEEERIDRAA